The following coding sequences lie in one Amycolatopsis cihanbeyliensis genomic window:
- a CDS encoding DHA2 family efflux MFS transporter permease subunit, which yields MSSGGGVDSEGAERIDAPLLRTAFILVLGTFMATLDATIVTVGIDTLATEFDASVTEIQWVSTAYLLAVVTAVPTSGWLADRFGGRRTWICAVVAFLIGSVLCALAWSVTSLVVFRVLQGLGGGLLPPTGQALLARAAGPRRIGRLISVVAVVPMLSPVLGPLVGGSILGVADWPWLFYVNLPIGLGAVLLARRYVPAQPSSAAGARFDLRGAALLSPGLAVLVFGLTELGHGQVVPVPVAWAAVLTGLGMLLGFVWHGLRTSRSPLIDPRLFTRPPFGAAALALAVLGASVFGATFLLPLYLQAGRGLSAWEAGLLLAPQGVGAAAGSLLVNRTIDRLAARTLVVLGIGLIAFGTFPFTQLASTPADGLIAVSLLVRGIGIAMISAPVMNIVYSRMDRDHLPRASSALNLLNTVGGSVGTAVLAVILEGRLAARGPEIPQAFADTFWWVLGFCLLAAAGATRLPGRDRTATGRA from the coding sequence ATGAGTAGCGGGGGAGGGGTCGACTCCGAGGGCGCCGAGCGGATCGACGCGCCGCTGCTGCGGACCGCGTTCATCCTGGTGCTCGGCACGTTCATGGCGACACTGGACGCCACGATCGTCACGGTCGGGATCGACACCCTCGCCACCGAGTTCGACGCCTCGGTCACCGAGATCCAGTGGGTCAGCACGGCCTACCTGCTCGCGGTCGTCACCGCCGTGCCCACCTCGGGCTGGCTCGCGGATCGTTTCGGTGGCCGCCGCACCTGGATCTGCGCGGTGGTGGCGTTCCTGATCGGGTCGGTGCTGTGCGCCCTCGCCTGGTCGGTTACCAGCCTGGTGGTGTTCCGGGTGCTGCAGGGTCTCGGCGGCGGGCTGCTGCCACCGACCGGGCAGGCCCTGCTCGCCCGCGCCGCCGGCCCCCGCCGGATCGGCAGGCTGATCAGCGTGGTCGCGGTGGTGCCGATGCTGTCCCCGGTACTCGGGCCGCTGGTCGGTGGCTCGATCCTCGGGGTGGCCGACTGGCCGTGGCTGTTCTACGTCAACCTTCCGATCGGGCTGGGGGCGGTCCTGCTGGCGCGCCGGTACGTGCCTGCGCAGCCGTCCTCGGCCGCGGGTGCGCGGTTCGACCTCCGCGGGGCCGCGCTGCTCTCGCCAGGGCTCGCCGTGCTGGTCTTCGGTCTCACCGAGCTCGGGCACGGGCAGGTGGTGCCGGTGCCGGTGGCGTGGGCGGCGGTACTGACCGGCCTCGGGATGCTCCTCGGGTTCGTCTGGCACGGGCTGCGCACGAGCCGCAGCCCGCTGATCGACCCGCGCCTGTTCACCCGGCCGCCGTTCGGTGCGGCGGCGCTGGCGCTGGCCGTGTTGGGCGCCTCGGTGTTCGGCGCCACCTTCCTGCTGCCGCTGTACCTGCAGGCGGGCCGTGGGCTTTCGGCGTGGGAGGCGGGCCTGCTGCTCGCGCCTCAGGGTGTGGGGGCCGCGGCCGGGTCGCTACTGGTCAACCGGACCATCGACCGGCTCGCCGCGCGCACCCTCGTGGTGCTCGGGATCGGGCTGATCGCGTTCGGCACGTTCCCGTTCACCCAGCTGGCGAGCACGCCCGCGGACGGCCTGATCGCGGTGTCGCTGCTGGTGCGCGGCATCGGCATCGCCATGATCAGCGCCCCGGTGATGAACATCGTGTACAGCAGGATGGATCGGGACCACCTCCCGCGCGCGTCCAGCGCGCTGAACCTGCTGAACACGGTTGGCGGCTCGGTCGGAACCGCGGTGCTCGCGGTGATCCTGGAAGGCAGGCTGGCCGCGCGCGGGCCGGAGATCCCGCAGGCGTTCGCCGACACCTTCTGGTGGGTGCTGGGCTTCTGCCTCCTCGCCGCCGCCGGCGCGACACGGCTGCCCGGCCGCGACCGGACGGCGACCGGGCGCGCCTGA